Proteins from a single region of Haloterrigena alkaliphila:
- a CDS encoding polysaccharide deacetylase family protein, with product MADRSFGDDYEFALCLTHDVDRPYKTFQSLYYAAAERDPSHLRSLVTDERPYWQFEELMALEDDLGVRSAFYFLNEKRLREKSPSEWLAPRNWMLYTGRYDVRDPEIVDVIRALDDGGWEVGLHGSYESYDDRQRLRYEKGVLEDVLGDRIRGGRQHYLNTNVPETWDHHRSIGLRYDASYRASPTYGFDGQYDVLRPFGDDFVVFPLTIMEIALRANTPSVDAAWRECRRLLEEACERNAVMTVLWHPRYFNTDEFEGYRTLYERTIREAKALGGWVGPPGECYERLVSATP from the coding sequence ATGGCCGATCGCTCGTTCGGCGACGACTACGAGTTCGCGCTCTGTCTCACCCACGACGTCGACCGGCCCTACAAGACGTTTCAGTCGCTGTACTACGCCGCCGCCGAGCGCGACCCGTCCCACCTCCGATCGCTCGTGACCGACGAGCGCCCGTACTGGCAGTTCGAGGAGCTGATGGCCCTCGAGGACGACCTCGGCGTCCGGTCGGCGTTCTACTTCCTCAACGAGAAACGTCTCCGGGAAAAGTCGCCGTCCGAGTGGCTGGCACCCCGCAACTGGATGTTGTACACCGGCCGCTACGACGTTCGGGATCCGGAGATCGTCGACGTGATCCGGGCCCTCGACGACGGCGGCTGGGAGGTCGGCCTGCACGGCTCCTACGAGTCGTACGACGACCGGCAGCGACTCCGCTACGAGAAGGGCGTTCTCGAGGACGTGCTCGGCGATCGGATCCGCGGCGGGCGCCAGCACTACCTCAACACGAACGTGCCCGAGACGTGGGACCACCACCGATCGATCGGGCTGCGGTACGACGCCAGCTACCGGGCGAGTCCGACGTACGGGTTCGACGGCCAGTACGACGTCCTGCGCCCGTTCGGCGACGACTTCGTCGTGTTCCCGTTGACGATCATGGAGATCGCGCTGCGCGCGAACACGCCGTCGGTGGACGCGGCGTGGCGCGAGTGCCGCCGCCTGCTCGAGGAGGCCTGCGAACGGAACGCGGTCATGACCGTCCTCTGGCACCCCCGGTACTTCAACACCGACGAGTTCGAGGGGTACCGTACGCTCTACGAACGGACGATTCGAGAAGCGAAGGCGCTGGGCGGCTGGGTCGGGCCGCCGGGCGAGTGTTACGAACGGCTCGTGTCGGCGACGCCGTGA
- a CDS encoding DUF354 domain-containing protein yields the protein MTERDRVLITIQHPAHVHFFRNAVADLEDRGYDVHVYARDKDVTCDLLEAYDMEYEVLAGSAESTVELAKVQAVYEYRILKRARELSPDALLAIGEPAVAHASTVVDGHSVLFTDTEHATFQNAITFPFADLVCTPRAFRDDLGDGHYAYSGYHELAYLHPDRFTPDPRVLAEIGARPAAPAAPRADGGVSTDFGPSADSGSGTNSGAGSGAATRTGTAPNATTDDPLVVLRLVSWNAAHDFGRDGMNDIERLVAELERFGATVRLSAEGELPPALADRRFDLPPERMHDLLAHADLFLGESATMAIESAVLGTPSLYVSDLDAGVLEELETRYGLLRRLPQETGTAAVADAARELLATDDSTWERRRRRLLEESVDTTSFVVDTVERVVRG from the coding sequence ATGACTGAGCGGGACCGGGTCCTGATCACGATTCAGCACCCGGCCCACGTCCACTTCTTCAGGAACGCCGTCGCGGACCTCGAGGACCGGGGCTACGACGTTCACGTCTACGCCCGCGACAAGGACGTGACCTGCGACCTCCTCGAGGCCTACGATATGGAATACGAGGTGCTGGCGGGCAGCGCCGAATCGACCGTCGAACTCGCGAAAGTCCAGGCGGTCTACGAGTACCGGATCCTGAAACGCGCTCGAGAACTCTCGCCGGACGCGCTGCTCGCGATCGGCGAACCGGCGGTCGCACACGCCTCCACGGTCGTCGACGGCCACAGCGTGCTGTTTACCGACACCGAACACGCAACCTTCCAGAACGCCATCACGTTCCCGTTCGCCGACCTCGTCTGCACGCCGCGGGCCTTCCGGGACGACCTCGGTGACGGCCACTACGCCTACAGCGGCTACCACGAACTGGCGTACCTCCACCCGGACCGGTTCACGCCCGATCCGAGGGTGCTCGCCGAGATTGGAGCGCGACCGGCCGCGCCCGCCGCTCCCCGGGCAGACGGTGGCGTCAGTACAGATTTCGGGCCTTCTGCCGACAGCGGTTCTGGCACGAACAGCGGTGCCGGTTCCGGGGCCGCAACCCGTACCGGCACCGCCCCTAACGCGACCACCGACGATCCGCTGGTCGTCCTGCGACTGGTCTCGTGGAACGCCGCCCACGACTTCGGCCGCGACGGAATGAACGACATCGAGCGCCTCGTCGCCGAACTCGAGCGCTTCGGCGCGACGGTCCGCCTCTCTGCGGAAGGTGAGCTGCCGCCGGCGTTGGCCGACCGCCGATTCGACCTGCCGCCCGAGCGGATGCACGACCTGCTCGCCCACGCCGACCTGTTCCTGGGGGAGAGCGCCACGATGGCCATCGAGAGCGCCGTCCTCGGCACGCCCTCGCTGTACGTCTCGGATCTCGACGCGGGCGTGCTCGAGGAACTCGAGACGCGCTACGGGTTGTTACGACGGCTCCCCCAGGAAACCGGCACGGCCGCCGTCGCCGACGCGGCTCGAGAACTGCTGGCGACCGACGACTCGACCTGGGAGCGGCGCCGTCGGCGACTCCTCGAGGAGAGCGTCGACACCACGTCGTTCGTCGTCGACACCGTCGAGCGGGTGGTTCGCGGATGA
- a CDS encoding glycosyltransferase family 2 protein, with protein MYRQHTVAVVVPAYNEEGFVGEVLETMPEYVDRIYAVDDASSDETWEEITETAAELNEETRAEEAPTVAADGGPAFDRRVVPIRHETNRGVGGAIKTGYLEALEDEVDITAVMGGDGQMDPDILPRFLDPIVDGEVDYTKGNRLLDREYREGMSRWRFLGNSVLTFLTKIASGYWKMMDPQNGYTAISLRALENVEIEEMYEYYGYCNDLLVKLNAKGMRVADVAMPAVYGDEESSIKYPSYIRKVSGMLLKNFFWRLKTRYLVLDFHPLALFYLFGAVICGVALGGLLWSLYAWLMLAYPLFVRGSLSILLFITGSLFLLFAMLFDMQVNEPREVQFYD; from the coding sequence ATGTATAGGCAGCACACGGTCGCCGTCGTGGTTCCGGCGTACAACGAGGAGGGATTCGTCGGCGAGGTCCTCGAGACGATGCCGGAGTACGTCGATCGGATCTACGCCGTCGACGACGCGTCGTCCGACGAGACCTGGGAGGAGATCACCGAGACCGCGGCGGAGCTCAACGAGGAGACGCGAGCGGAAGAGGCCCCGACCGTCGCAGCCGACGGGGGGCCGGCCTTCGATCGTCGCGTCGTTCCGATCCGCCACGAGACGAACCGGGGCGTCGGCGGCGCGATCAAGACCGGCTACCTCGAGGCGCTCGAGGACGAGGTCGACATCACGGCGGTGATGGGCGGCGACGGCCAGATGGATCCCGACATCCTACCGCGGTTCCTCGATCCGATCGTCGACGGCGAGGTGGACTACACGAAGGGGAATCGCCTGCTCGACCGGGAGTACCGGGAGGGAATGTCGCGGTGGCGATTCCTCGGGAACTCGGTCCTGACGTTCCTCACGAAGATCGCCTCGGGCTACTGGAAGATGATGGACCCGCAAAACGGGTACACGGCCATCTCGCTGCGGGCGCTCGAGAACGTCGAGATCGAGGAGATGTACGAGTACTACGGCTACTGCAACGACCTCCTGGTAAAGCTCAACGCCAAGGGGATGCGGGTCGCCGACGTCGCGATGCCGGCCGTCTACGGCGACGAGGAGTCGAGCATCAAGTACCCGTCCTACATTCGGAAGGTGTCCGGAATGCTCCTGAAGAACTTCTTCTGGCGGCTCAAGACCCGGTACCTCGTCCTCGACTTCCATCCGCTCGCGCTGTTTTACCTCTTCGGCGCGGTGATCTGCGGCGTGGCCCTCGGCGGCCTCCTCTGGTCGCTGTACGCCTGGCTGATGCTCGCGTACCCGCTGTTCGTGCGCGGGTCGTTGAGCATCCTCCTGTTCATCACCGGGAGCCTGTTCCTGCTGTTCGCGATGCTGTTCGACATGCAGGTCAACGAACCCCGCGAGGTGCAGTTCTATGACTGA